Part of the Terriglobia bacterium genome is shown below.
TGAAGAACGGAGTCTTCTTTGACTTTTGCCGGCGCGCGCGGGAGGACAGGGAGCGAGACTATGTCCTCATTGTCGACGAGATCAACCGGGGGAATCTGAGCAAGATATTCGGCGAAGCAATGATGTTGATCGAGCCCGACAAGCGGAGCGAGAAGTGGGCAATTTCGCTGGCCTATTCTGACGACAGGTTTTATGTTCCAGAGAACATGTATCTACTCGGCATGATGAACACAGCTGATCGCTCACTGGCAATGGTTGATTATGCGCTTCGACGCCGTTTTGGGTTTGTAGATCTCATCCCCGCCTTCAAACGGAGTGAATTCCGAGAGTTCCTAAAGGGACGGGGGGTGGAGGATGAATTGATTGAGCTTATCATATCCAAAATGAGCCGATTGAATAAAGAAATCGAGGAAGATAAAGACTTGGGGGCAGGCTTCTGCATCGGCCACAGTTTTTTTTGCCCGCCAGAAGGGAACGGTAAAGCGGATAGTGTTTGGTATAAACAAGTCATCATTAACGAGATTTCCCCTTTGATAAACGAGTACTGGTTTGACAAATCAAGAAAAGAGAAACAAGAAATAATTAATCGATTGTTGGATGGGATTTGAGTCATGCCAATTCCTATTCAAAACATCTATTTCCTTCTTTGCTATGCCTGGGACAAGCTGGACGAGGCTCAACTGGTTGATGTTTCAGGTGTTGACAGCACAGAGTTAGCGGATTTGTTCGCTACCGTTCTGCTAACTGGGACAAAGCGGCTCTTCAGGGAGGGTATGGATCGCGGATATCGACCATTTTCTGAGGACACCTCCTCACCTCGAGGCCGTATTGACTTCAGCGTGTCACTGAAGCGTTGTTTGTTCCAGCAAGCGAAAGCTTGTTGCCGTTTTGATGATCTCAATCACAATGTCCTTCACAATAGAATTCTGAAGTCGACGATCGGGCGCTTGAAAAAAACCGAGAACCTCGATGGAACTCTTGCTTCACAGTTGGCCCAACTGCATCGTCGGTTCAACGATGTCGAAGAAATTGAACTGACCCCACAAACATTCCGACAAGTACAGCTCCATCGAAACAATGCTTTCTACGTGTTCCTCATGGATGTATGTGAACTTGTGAGCACGTCTTTGCTCCCTGATGAGACATCTGGTTCCTACCGATTTCGCAATTTTCTCCGAGATGAAGGGAAGATGAATAGGCTATTTGAAAGGTTCGTGTCCAATTTCTACCACCGCGAGCAAGAAGAATTTGGGGTCAAAAGGGACATCATCCTGTGGGATGCAAAATCGGTCGACAAGGGCTCTTTCAATTTTCTGCCCCAGATGGAGACAGATATTTCACTGCGATCCAAACAGCGCACCATAATTATCGATACGAAATACTACGAATCCACTCTCCAGAGGTCCCAATTTGGGAAAGAAAGTGTTCATTCTGAAAACCTATATCAAATTTTTTCTTATTTAAAGAATCTGGAAGTAAGGCCAGGCCCAGACAGCAACGCGGAAGGCCTGCTTTTATACCCAACGACGTCTAAAAGCGT
Proteins encoded:
- the mcrC gene encoding 5-methylcytosine-specific restriction endonuclease system specificity protein McrC; this encodes MPIPIQNIYFLLCYAWDKLDEAQLVDVSGVDSTELADLFATVLLTGTKRLFREGMDRGYRPFSEDTSSPRGRIDFSVSLKRCLFQQAKACCRFDDLNHNVLHNRILKSTIGRLKKTENLDGTLASQLAQLHRRFNDVEEIELTPQTFRQVQLHRNNAFYVFLMDVCELVSTSLLPDETSGSYRFRNFLRDEGKMNRLFERFVSNFYHREQEEFGVKRDIILWDAKSVDKGSFNFLPQMETDISLRSKQRTIIIDTKYYESTLQRSQFGKESVHSENLYQIFSYLKNLEVRPGPDSNAEGLLLYPTTSKSVDLQYEIQGHTLRVCTLNLDQEWRNIRQELFGFLKPHETATLEAIPRV